The genomic stretch TCTCTGCCCGCGACCATAAATGGCTCGCGGACCTGCCGGACGAGGTCCGCTTCGAGGTGGGCGACGTGCGCGTGATGTTGGTGCACGGCAGCCCCCGCAAGATCAACGAATACCTGCTTCCGGACCGCGAAGACGAGTTCCTCGCGCGGTTGGCGGACGTCGCCAAAGCCGACGTCGTGTGCGTGGGTCACGTTCACATGCCCTACCACCGAGTCGTCCACGGCGCCGATGGGCGCGCTATCGACTACGTCAGCGTGCCCTCGGTGGGCAAGCCCAAGGATGGCGATCCGCGAGCGGGCTGGACCGAGCTCTATCTGGGCGAGGACGGCGAGGTCGAGCCGACCGTCCACCGCGTCGAGTACGACGTGGAAGCCGTGGTCGCAGCGATGGCGGCGGCCGGACTGCCGGCGACGCTGGGCGAGGCGCTGAAGC from Coriobacteriia bacterium encodes the following:
- a CDS encoding metallophosphoesterase family protein, whose amino-acid sequence is MSPRRIAIFSDVHGNLPALDAVLRDIAVAGIAGRNVYCLGDLVGYGPDPAGVVARVRDAGIRTVRGNYDDGVGRRRGQCGCYYNTEQAKLDGAASYEFTDAALSARDHKWLADLPDEVRFEVGDVRVMLVHGSPRKINEYLLPDREDEFLARLADVAKADVVCVGHVHMPYHRVVHGADGRAIDYVSVPSVGKPKDGDPRAGWTELYLGEDGEVEPTVHRVEYDVEAVVAAMAAAGLPATLGEALKRA